The Nocardia sp. NBC_00508 nucleotide sequence GAGGCATCAGCGCGCTCCGCTCTGCACGGGCCTGCGGTCGTCCGCGGACACCTGCTCGGATTCGGGCATCGCCGCGGCGGCGACCGGCGCGGACCGTGCCGGGACGACATCGGCCGCGTACCGGCGATCGAGCATGCGCAGCACGGCACGCAGGACGCGGTCGAGCCCGTAGGCGATGGCGAAGCTGATCGGAACCATGCCCATGAGGACCACGAGGAACTGCGGAATGAACGGCAGTCCCGCCACCCACAGCTCGAAGCCGTCCCACCATCCTGCGATGCGATGCACGGCTCCAGCCTAGTCGGTTCGCCGCAGGGCTCCGTAGGACCGGGACCCGCGGCGGCGACCGAGCGGTGGACGACAGGCATGCATCGGCCCCAAGATGGGGTATGGCGTCCGCAGCTGACCTCATCGCCAACCATGCCGATGGCATGCCGTCGAACCTTCCCGAGCCGCACCGCCACGGCTCCCACCCGCCGATCGATGACTACGCGTTCCTGTCCGACTGCGAGACCAACTGCCTGGTCGCCAGCAACGGCGCGGTGGAGTGGATGTGCGTGCCACGGCCGGACGCGCCGAGCATCTTCGGCGCGATCCTCGATCGCAGCGCGGGCCACTTCCGGATCGGGCCCTACGGCGTCAACGTGCCCGCCGCCCGCCGCTACCTGCCCGGCGGGATGATCCTGGAGACCACCTGGCAGACCGGCACCGGCTGGCTGATCGTGCGCGACGCGCTGGTGCTCGGCCGGTGGCACAATCTCGACCAGCGCAGCAAGACGCACCGGCGCACACCGATGGACTGGGATGCCGAGCACCTGCTGCTGCGCACGGTGAAGTGCGTGAACGGCACTGTCGAGCTGGAGATGAGCTGCGAGCCCGCGTTCGACTACCACCGGGCCACGGCGCGCTGGGAGTACACCGGCAAGGTGTACGAGGAGGCGACCGCGGTCCGCAGCGACGATCCGAGTGCGGGCCCGACCCTGGTGCTCACCACGGATCTGCGGCTCGGCCTGGAGGGCAGGGAGGCCCGCGCCCGCACCAGGATGCGGGAGGGCGACGAGGTCTTCGTCGCGCTCACCTGGTCGGAGCTGCCCGCGCCGCGTACCTTCGAAGAGGCCGCCAACAAAATGTGGCAGACCACCGAATGCTGGCGGCAGTGGATCACTCTGGGCAAGTTCCCGGACCATCCATGGCGCAACTACTTGCAGCGCAGTGCGCTCACACTCAAGGGCCTCACCTACGCGCCGACCGGAGCGTTGATGGCGGCGCCGACCACGTCGCTACCGGAAACCCCTGGCGGCGAGCGCAATTGGGACTACCGCTACACCTGGGTGCGCGATGCCAGTTTCGCGCTGTGGGGTCTGTACACACTCGGTCTCGACCGCGAGGCCGACGACTTCTTCGCCTTCCTCAACGACGCGACCAAAGGCGAGAACGGCGAACCCGTTCCGTTGCAGGTGCTCTATGGCATCGGCGGCCAGCGGGAGCTCACCGAATCCGTCCTCGACCATCTGAGCGGATACGAGAACTCCCGGCCGGTGCGGATCGGCAACAACGCCTACAACCAGGACCAGCACGATATCTGGGGCACCATGCTGGATGCGGTGTACCTGCATGTGAAGTCACGCCAGCAGGTGCCCGAGACGTTGTGGCCGCTGCTGGTCCGCCAGGTGCACGCGGCCATCGCGCACTGGAAGGAACCCGACCGCGGCATCTGGGAGGTGCGCGGCGAGCCGCAGCATTTCACCTCGTCCAAGGTGATGTGCTGGGTGGCACTCGACCGCGGCGCGAAACTCGCCGAGCTGCACGGTCAGGTCGAGCACGCCGAAGAGTGGTACTCCATCGCCGAGGAGATCAAGGCCGACGTCCTGGCCAACGGGGTGAACTCCGAAGGTGTGTTCACCCAGGTCTACGGCGGCGACACGCTGGACGCCTCGCTGCTGCTGGTGGTGCTCACCCGGTTCCTGCCGCCGGAGGATCACCGGGTACGCGCCACCGTGCTGGCCATCGCCGACCGGCTCACCGAGAACGGCCTGGTACTGCGGTATCGCACCGAGACCACCGATGACGGATTGACCGGCGCGGAAGGAACGTTCACCATCTGTTCGTTCTGGCTGGTGTCCGCCCTGGTCGAGATCGGCGAAATCCAGCGCGGCAGGCATCTGTGCGAGCGGCTGCTCGGCTTCGCCAGCCCGCTACGGCTGTATGCCGAGGAGATCGATCCGCGCAGCGGCCGTCACCTGGGCAACTACCCGCAGGCATTCACCCACCTCGCCCTGATCAACGCCGTCACCCACGTGATCCGAGCCGAGGACTCCCGGCACGCGGGCCAGTTCCAGCCCGCACACACACCGCCCGGTCACCCGGTCTAGCACCACGAGATCGCCTCGTCCGACACCGCCCGGTCCCCCGGTCCAGCACCACGGGAACGCCTCATCCGACACCGCCCGGTCCCCCGGTCCAGCACCACGAGGTCGCCCCATCCGACACCGCACAGCCATCATCCGGTCCGATTCACGATGTCCTACGCATAACTACCGCTCTTTCGCACGCAACGACCGATTTCGCAAAAACATGGGTAACTCACCGGGAACGCCCAAAACCCGAGCGGCACCCAACGCAGGACCTGAACGCGAATCTACGCCACTCAACTAGTACGGCCTGAATACGCGGAGAGGCGGGCAGCAGCCTCTTCGCGCAGCCCACGCAGCTTGTCGAGCCGCGCCTCGAGTTCGGCGACCCGCTCCTGCCTGCGGTCGCCGTACTTTCCGTAGCTCTCCTCCGCCACCCGCAGCGTCTCCTCCGCGCTGCGCGAGACATCGGCCGCGATCTCGGTGAAGTGGTCACGCAGCACACGCTGCATGGCGCGCAAGCGGTTTCGCGATTCCTTGCCGACCTGGAAGATCACGTCGTCCATCAGGCGGGCGACCGCGACCTTGGCCTCGGCGCGGCGACGCAGCTTGCGGTTCTTGCGGTCGTCCCACAGTGCGTTCACGCCGAGCAGGACGCCCGCGCCCGCCGAGTACCAGTTCACCAGCGACATACCGAGCAAGCTGGTGGCCAGACCGACCATCAGGATGCCGCCGTAGGAGCCGCGCAGGCCGGTCAGGAACTGCTGGGTCACACCGGCTTTCGCGCTGTCCAGCGGTTCCAGAGGCTGCACCGCTTCGAGCACTTCCCCCGGATTGGCCAACCGCAGGTCGGCCATCGGCGCGGCGCGGTTGTCGGCCGGGAACTTGGCGGCCACCTGCTCGCACAACTCCACCGAGCGGTAGTGCGCTACGGCGAAATTCTCTTCGACGGCCTCGCAGATTCGCGCGTCCAGGTCGGCGCCGAAATCCTTCCATCGGCGGGCCGGATCGGTCCGGGCGATCTCGGCCTCGGCGTCGCGGATCAGGCTGCGCAGCCGGTGGCGCAGATCGTGCTCGATGTCGGCCATCAGCTCCGTGCCGCCGTCGACCAGGGTGACCTGCCAGTTCGCGGTGCGCTGCCGCAACTGCTCGGCCTCGTCGCGGGCGCGGACGAGCTGGTCGGTGATCTCGGCCCTGCGGTGCGGATCGCGCAGCGTCTCGGCCTCGGTACGCAGCGTCAGCGCGAGGTGGTCGCAGACCAGGCGGATGTCCCCGACCGCGGCTTCCAGCGCCACCGCGTCGGCGCGGGTGATTACGTAGTCGCGCAGATGATCGATCAGTTGCGGCACACCCGATTCGATATCGCGCTGGTAGTCGCCTGTCGTCCCGGCCTGTCGATGCAACTCGGCGGACACCGGCGCCACGGCGAAACCGAGCCCCGCCGCGTCGAGCAGTTCCCGATAGCGCTGCTGGGTGTGCGACCAGTGCGGAAAGACGTCGATCTTGTTCAGCACGCAGACCACCGTCGGGCAGATCTGCTGAATGCGCTGCAATTCGGCGATCTGCTCCGTGGTCAGCTCGGCGCCCGCGTTGCCGACGTAGAGCACAGCGTCGGCCGCGGCGATCATCGACCAAGTGGTGCGGTTGTCGCCCAGCGCACCCGGGGCGTCCATGATCACGACGCCGTCGGCGAGCAACTGGCTCGGCTGGGTGAACTCGGCACGGACGACGCCCTGAGTAGCCAGGGAAGGACCCGGATCGAGGGGGTCGACCGACTGGCGTTCGGTGTGACCGTATTCGGTCTGGCGCACCAGCGTCGCGGTCGGCTCCGGACCGTACTCGACGATCACCGGGACGCTCAGATCGCTGTTCGTCGCGCTGACCGAGGCACCGACCAGGCTGTTGACCAGCGTGCTCATCCCGTTCTTCGGAGGACCGACGACCACGAGCCGCAGCCGGGGATCGCTCACCCTGGCGCGGACCATGTTCAGCCGGCTACCGAGATCGTCACGTCCCGCGGATCGGGCCGTCTCCCGCAGCTCGTCGAGTATTCGGATGAGCGGGGCCATCGCATCCGGATGTTTCACCGTTGCGGCCGTCAGCCCGGCAGCGGCAGACAACCCTCCTCCTTACTCTCGGTGACTCTAGATCCTTGTACCCCCTGCGAATGCTCCGCAGTCGTCCGATCCCCTTGCAGCCCTGCTATAACAGCGAGATGTCCGACACACCAGACGCGGAATAATGCTGTTCGGCTATGGCCGAGTCCGGCAGCAGTGTGCCGGAGAGGCTGCCTCCGGAGGCCAGAAGTGTGGTGTGGTCGGCTATCGGGTGCTCGACCGCCAGGGGCGCCGAGATCCCCTGTGGCTTGGGGTCGATCACCTGCGGTTTGACCGGTACCGGGGCCTGGGTGGGCGCGGGGGCGACGTAGGTGGGGACCGGCGTGTGCGGCTCGATGGTGGGCGCGTGAGCGGGTGCGCTGTAGGTCGGCTGGTCGGGCGCGGTGTACGTCGGCTGGGACGGGCGACTCACGGTGGGCACGTCATCGCTCGGCAGGTCGTAGGTCGGCGGGGTGCTGTGCGACGTACCCCCCGTGCTGGGACGGCCGGTATGGCCGCCCGGTGTCGTGATGTCGTCGTCCGGCGTGGACGGAGAACCGTGCGTCGGCGGTTGGGTGACGGTCACGCCGGGGATCTTGGTGCTCGTCACGTCCGGGCCGGTGGTGATGCCGCCGTGCGGCGCCGTGGTGACACCCGGGAGCTTGGTCACGTCGTGGCCCGGCGTCTTCGGCACGGACGGGACGGTCACGTCGCCGGGAACGCTCGGCGTCGGCGTGGTTTTGATGATCGTCGTCGGGTTGGTGACCGTGGCGGGCGATTGCGTGGGGTGCGACGGCTGCGGATCGGTCACCGGAGCCGGCTTCACCACCGGCGTCGGCCGCACCGCGTCGAACAGCGCGGGCACCGATGCGGCCGGTGCCGTGAGGACCGATGGCCCCTCCGGGGCGGCAAGCACATTCGCGATCGGCGTCGAGGCGACATCGGGCTGGATCGTGGTCTGCAGTGGGGTGGCCGCGACGACCGGAGCGGCGGCGACCGCCGCGGGCGCGGGCGCGGGCATCGGAGCCGCGGGAGCCACCGAAGCGGCCGGTGCGACCGCGGAAGCAGGAGCGACCGCGGAAGCAGGAGCGACCGAGGCGACCGGGGCGGCGCCGATCGGCGCCGAGGCGGCCAGCGGCTGCGCGACGCCCGATGCGGCCGGAGATTGCGCGGCGCCGGCTGCCGCCGAGGACTGCGCCGCGGACGTGCCGGGTGTCGCCGTGCCCAGCCCACCGAGCAAGCCGGTATTGCCCTGCCCCGGCTGCTGTGTCTCGGTGACGGCGCGGTCGGTGCCGTCCGGAAGGTGGATGCCGTCGGCCAGCCAGTCGGTGTACTCGTCGAGCTGGTCGCCGACCCGGCCTGCCGCGGCGTCGACCTTCATCTCCGAGGTGAAGTAGATGCCGTTCGGACCGAGCCCGAAGTCGACCGACCACTGCGTGCCGACGAATGCGCCGAGCTGGTCGCCGCCCGCGCCGATACCGTCGAACGGATCGTCCGCCGTGGGCGTCGCCGCGACCGCGCTGTTGCCGGGCAGATCGAACACGGTGGAGCCGGGTGCGACGAAACCGTTCGCGCCGGGCAGGCCGAAACCGTGCCCGGCTTGACCGAGTCCGTGGCCGGGCAGGCCGAAACCCTGCCCGCCGGGCTCGTCGAGTTCGCGGGACGACTCGGACCGGATACCGGGCAGCGAGAGTCCGTTGGACACGTTGC carries:
- a CDS encoding glycoside hydrolase family 15 protein; amino-acid sequence: MASAADLIANHADGMPSNLPEPHRHGSHPPIDDYAFLSDCETNCLVASNGAVEWMCVPRPDAPSIFGAILDRSAGHFRIGPYGVNVPAARRYLPGGMILETTWQTGTGWLIVRDALVLGRWHNLDQRSKTHRRTPMDWDAEHLLLRTVKCVNGTVELEMSCEPAFDYHRATARWEYTGKVYEEATAVRSDDPSAGPTLVLTTDLRLGLEGREARARTRMREGDEVFVALTWSELPAPRTFEEAANKMWQTTECWRQWITLGKFPDHPWRNYLQRSALTLKGLTYAPTGALMAAPTTSLPETPGGERNWDYRYTWVRDASFALWGLYTLGLDREADDFFAFLNDATKGENGEPVPLQVLYGIGGQRELTESVLDHLSGYENSRPVRIGNNAYNQDQHDIWGTMLDAVYLHVKSRQQVPETLWPLLVRQVHAAIAHWKEPDRGIWEVRGEPQHFTSSKVMCWVALDRGAKLAELHGQVEHAEEWYSIAEEIKADVLANGVNSEGVFTQVYGGDTLDASLLLVVLTRFLPPEDHRVRATVLAIADRLTENGLVLRYRTETTDDGLTGAEGTFTICSFWLVSALVEIGEIQRGRHLCERLLGFASPLRLYAEEIDPRSGRHLGNYPQAFTHLALINAVTHVIRAEDSRHAGQFQPAHTPPGHPV
- a CDS encoding dynamin family protein, with product MSAAAGLTAATVKHPDAMAPLIRILDELRETARSAGRDDLGSRLNMVRARVSDPRLRLVVVGPPKNGMSTLVNSLVGASVSATNSDLSVPVIVEYGPEPTATLVRQTEYGHTERQSVDPLDPGPSLATQGVVRAEFTQPSQLLADGVVIMDAPGALGDNRTTWSMIAAADAVLYVGNAGAELTTEQIAELQRIQQICPTVVCVLNKIDVFPHWSHTQQRYRELLDAAGLGFAVAPVSAELHRQAGTTGDYQRDIESGVPQLIDHLRDYVITRADAVALEAAVGDIRLVCDHLALTLRTEAETLRDPHRRAEITDQLVRARDEAEQLRQRTANWQVTLVDGGTELMADIEHDLRHRLRSLIRDAEAEIARTDPARRWKDFGADLDARICEAVEENFAVAHYRSVELCEQVAAKFPADNRAAPMADLRLANPGEVLEAVQPLEPLDSAKAGVTQQFLTGLRGSYGGILMVGLATSLLGMSLVNWYSAGAGVLLGVNALWDDRKNRKLRRRAEAKVAVARLMDDVIFQVGKESRNRLRAMQRVLRDHFTEIAADVSRSAEETLRVAEESYGKYGDRRQERVAELEARLDKLRGLREEAAARLSAYSGRTS